The following are encoded together in the Mycolicibacterium arabiense genome:
- a CDS encoding amino acid permease yields the protein MTDDTTVGPEPAAGEQQGLGTSLKPRHITMISIAGVIGAGLFVGSANAIKEAGPAVLISYVLAGTLVVLVMRMLGEMATANPDTGSFSVYSERALGHWAGFSVGWLYWWFWVLVIPVEATAAAAILTDLIGGAQWIWALAVTLLLTITNLVSVGNYGEFEFWFALIKVVAIVAFIGIGVAAIFGLIPDSGVSGIENLWQPDGFMPNGFGAVIAGLLITMFSFMGTEIVTIAAAESPNPVKGIGKAVNSVIWRISLFYVGSIFVIVALMPYDQLSDGSYQSTLEAIGIPGSKLIMDLVILTAVASCLNSALYTASRMLYSLGERRDAPQAVRKVAGNGAPWVAVLASMVVGFLAVAGNYLLPEKIFGYLLATSGAVALFVYLAIASSQLVLGRKMRAAGERAPVAMWLFPGLTMVTIVGIIAILVLMAFDSDQQQAIGLSAISAVFIVGAGFIVQRRHRSTRAADIAKV from the coding sequence ATGACTGACGACACCACGGTGGGACCGGAGCCGGCGGCGGGGGAGCAGCAAGGTCTCGGCACGAGCCTCAAGCCACGCCACATCACGATGATCTCGATCGCCGGGGTGATCGGCGCGGGCCTGTTCGTCGGCTCGGCGAACGCGATCAAGGAGGCCGGGCCCGCGGTCCTCATCTCCTACGTCCTGGCGGGCACGCTGGTCGTACTGGTGATGCGCATGCTCGGCGAGATGGCGACCGCCAACCCGGACACCGGATCGTTCTCGGTGTACTCGGAGCGGGCGCTCGGCCACTGGGCGGGGTTCTCCGTGGGCTGGCTCTACTGGTGGTTCTGGGTGTTGGTCATCCCGGTCGAGGCGACGGCTGCCGCGGCGATCCTCACCGACCTCATCGGTGGCGCGCAATGGATCTGGGCGTTGGCGGTGACCCTGCTGCTGACGATCACGAACCTGGTGAGCGTCGGCAACTACGGGGAGTTCGAGTTCTGGTTCGCGCTCATCAAGGTCGTCGCCATCGTCGCGTTCATCGGCATCGGCGTCGCTGCCATCTTCGGGCTCATCCCCGACTCGGGGGTCAGTGGCATCGAAAACCTCTGGCAGCCGGACGGGTTCATGCCCAACGGATTCGGCGCGGTGATCGCGGGTCTGCTCATCACGATGTTCTCGTTCATGGGCACCGAGATCGTCACCATCGCCGCAGCGGAGTCACCGAACCCCGTGAAGGGCATCGGCAAGGCAGTCAACTCGGTCATCTGGCGCATCTCGCTGTTCTACGTCGGCTCGATCTTCGTGATCGTCGCCCTGATGCCGTACGACCAACTGTCCGACGGCTCCTACCAGTCGACGCTGGAGGCCATCGGCATTCCCGGGTCCAAGCTGATCATGGACCTCGTCATCCTCACCGCCGTGGCGTCGTGCCTGAATTCGGCGCTCTACACGGCTTCCCGGATGCTCTACTCGCTCGGCGAACGTCGCGACGCGCCCCAGGCCGTGCGCAAGGTCGCAGGCAACGGCGCACCGTGGGTGGCGGTGCTCGCGTCGATGGTCGTCGGATTCCTCGCCGTTGCAGGCAATTACCTACTGCCCGAGAAGATCTTCGGGTACCTGCTGGCCACCAGTGGGGCCGTGGCACTGTTCGTCTACCTGGCCATCGCATCCAGTCAACTGGTGCTGGGCCGCAAGATGCGGGCGGCGGGTGAACGGGCGCCGGTGGCGATGTGGCTGTTCCCGGGTCTGACCATGGTGACGATCGTCGGGATCATCGCGATCCTCGTGCTGATGGCGTTCGACTCCGATCAGCAGCAGGCGATCGGACTGTCGGCCATCTCGGCAGTCTTCATCGTCGGCGCCGGGTTCATCGTGCAGCGTCGGCACCGATCAACCCGCGCCGCCGACATCGCGAAGGTCTGA